One part of the Vicia villosa cultivar HV-30 ecotype Madison, WI linkage group LG6, Vvil1.0, whole genome shotgun sequence genome encodes these proteins:
- the LOC131612630 gene encoding disease resistance protein RGA2-like, whose product MAETFLFDVAGSLLGQLASFAFEEFARACYVYDDLQEIKDTLSIIRGLLLDAEEKKNQRHALREWLRQIQHICSDADDVLDEFGLQVTLKQAVEDSGSTRSKVRRYVSSSNPLAFRFRMAHQIRDIRGRLNKAATDGAGFALVKIDVEPGLGVQSREKTHSYVDISSVIGREKDKEAIIKLLKPPHPHTDKGLCVIPIVGIGGMGKTTLAKFLFNDQSIDQLFQLKMWVSVSEYFDLRKIVIKVINSASAASAFDSASSVAHQENIDNFDIERLQIHLRRKLSGKKFLLVLDDIWNGDLVKWTELKDLLQVGTSGSKIMVTTRNKSVASIMGTVPSYVLEGLDTEKCLSLFVKWAFKEGEKKKYPNLVEIGKELVKKCAGVPLAVRTLGSSLFLNYDLHKWEYVRDHGSWNSEMKNGDILPALQLSYDQMPSYLKQCFAFLSLYPKDFTFDSDEIINLFAALGLVQTQNGSEKIDSIVREYIDELNSRSFLEDFRDYGYYYKFKVHDLIHDLAICVAREDFVLVNSDTQNIPEKARHLSILGNVLLDYTLIPKSKRVRTILYPVQGVGLKSKSLLHTWILRYTYVLYLDLSSSSFQTLPTSIAKLKHLCVLYIRDNHQIKTLPRSIFKLQCLQVLSLVGCTELETLPEGFEKLTSLRKLYITTKQLSLSLDEFASLKHLQALGLYNCDNMKLLVSGTQTPLTSLEALCIQSCKSLESFPLSIFPKLQTLVIKDCPMFNLSLNYEIEGPIQRQRLRLKHLHLKSFPKLLKLPRWIEDAAETLQTLKIRNFPNLKMLPECPTLMTHLKSLYIESCPQLLSLPSDMHRLIALEELRIYRCPELCQKCRPPSGEYWPMIGHIKRISIGKH is encoded by the coding sequence ATGGCTGAAACATTTTTGTTTGATGTTGCTGGTTCACTATTAGGGCAGCTTGCTTCTTTTGCTTTTGAAGAGTTTGCCCGTGCCTGTTACGTGTATGATGATCTTCAAGAGATCAAAGATACTCTGTCAATTATCAGAGGTCTTTTGTTGGATGCGGAGGAGAAGAAAAACCAACGACATGCTTTGCGTGAATGGCTAAGGCAGATTCAACACATTTGCTCTGATGCTGATGATGTTTTGGACGAATTTGGTTTGCAAGTCACGCTAAAACAAGCTGTTGAAGATTCTGGCAGCACAAGGAGTAAGGTACGCCGCTATGTTTCTTCCTCTAATCCACTTGCTTTCCGTTTTAGGATGGCACATCAAATTAGAGATATTAGAGGCAGATTGAATAAGGCTGCAACCGATGGAGCCGGGTTTGCACTTGTGAAAATCGATGTTGAGCCCGGACTTGGTGTGCAAAGTAGAGAAAAGACTCATTCATATGTTGATATTTCAAGTGTAATTGGGAGGGAGAAAGATAAGGAAGCAATTATCAAGCTCTTGAAGCCACCTCATCCTCACACTGATAAAGGCCTATGTGTTATTCCCATTGTGGGTATTGGAGGCATGGGAAAGACCACACTTGCAAAATTCTTGTTCAATGATCAGAGTATCGATCAACTTTTCCAATTAAAGATGTGGGTGAGTGTCTCTGAATATTTTGACCTCAGGAAGATTGTTATTAAAGTCATCAACTCAGCTTCTGCTGCTTCTGCTTTCGATTCAGCTTCAAGTGTTGCTCACCAGGAGAATATAGACAATTTTGATATTGAGCGGCTACAAATTCATTTGAGGCGAAAACTTTCTGGTAAAAAGTTTTTACTTGTGTTAGATGATATATGGAATGGTGATCTTGTAAAATGGActgagttgaaagatttgttacAAGTTGGTACATCTGGAAGTAAAATCATGGTGACAACACGAAACAAATCAGTTGCTTCGATAATGGGTACCGTTCCCTCCTATGTTTTAGAAGGTCTTGATACAGAGAAATGTTTATCTCTGTTTGTCAAATGGGCTTTCAAGGaaggagaaaaaaaaaagtatccAAATCTAGTGGAGATCGGAAAAGAACTGGTGAAAAAATGTGCAGGGGTTCCACTAGCCGTGAGAACATTAGGAAGTTCTTTATTTTTAAACTATGATTTGCACAAGTGGGAATATGTAAGAGACCATGGGTCATGGAATTCAGAAATGAAGAACGGTGATATCCTACCAGCATTACAATTAAGCTATGATCAAATGCCATCTTATTTGAAGCAATGTTTTGCTTTTCTTTCCCTTTATCCCAAAGATTTTACCTTCGATAGTGATGAAATTATAAATCTTTTTGCAGCCCTTGGGTTAGTTCAAACCCAAAATGGAAGTGAAAAGATAGATAGTATTGTAAGAGAATATATAGACGAGTTAAATTCACGATCATTTCTTGAGGATTTCAGAGACTATGGCTACTATTACAAGTTCAAAGTACATGATTTGATACATGATCTTGCAATATGTGTCGCTAGAGAGGACTTTGTATTGGTAAACTCTGATACACAAAATATACCAGAGAAAGCAAGGCATTTATCAATTTTAGGAAATGTTTTACTTGACTATACTTTGATTCCTAAGTCCAAAAGAGTAAGAACTATATTATATCCTGTTCAAGGAGTGGGTCTTAAAAGTAAAAGTCTTTTGCATACATGGATATTAAGATACACATACGTACTATACTTAGATTTAAGTAGTTCTTCATTTCAGACTCTGCCAACCTCGATTGCCAAATTGAAGCACCTGTGTGTTCTCTATATTCGAGATAACCACCAAATCAAAACACTTCCCCGCTCTATTTTCAAACTCCAATGTTTGCAAGTTTTGTCCCTTGTTGGATGCACGGAACTTGAAACATTGCCTGAAGGATTCGAGAAGTTGACAAGCCTCCGAAAGCTGTATATAACCACAAAACAGCTTTCTCTGTCACTGGATGAATTCGCAAGCTTGAAACATCTTCAAGCTTTGGGTTTATATAATTGTGACAATATGAAGCTTTTGGTCAGCGGGACACAAACACCACTCACTTCCCTTGAAGCATTGTGCATTCAATCTTGTAAGAGCTTGGAGTCTTTCCCTCTAAGTATTTTCCCGAAATTGCAAACTCTGGTAATTAAAGATTGTCCGATGTTCAACCTGTCGTTGAACTATGAGATTGAAGGCCCAATCCAGAGGCAGAGATTGAGGTTGAAACATCTGCACCTTAAGAGTTTTCCAAAACTTTTGAAATTGCCAAGATGGATTGAAGATGCAGCAGAGACTTTACAAACCTTGAAAATTCGAAACTTTCCAAATCTCAAGATGCTTCCTGAGTGTCCAACATTAATGACTCATCTCAAAAGCCTATATATTGAATCATGTCCCCAACTTTTGAGCCTTCCAAGTGACATGCATCGTCTCATTGCACTTGAAGAACTTCGCATTTATCGTTGTCCTGAGTTGTGCCAAAAATGTCGGCCCCCATCTGGTGAGTACTGGCCCATGATTGGCCACATCAAGCGAATTTCCATAGGAAAACATTAA
- the LOC131610327 gene encoding putative disease resistance protein RGA3 produces MAESFLFDIANSLLGKLASYAYQEASRACGVYKDLQKFKDTLSIVKGLLLDAEYKKDQKHGLREWMRQIQNICSDAEDVFDGFEFQHKRKQVVRVSNSTRTKVCHFLSSSNPIVLHHRMARQIKEIRERLDKVAADGNKFGLARIDVGPEPIFQRRELTHSHVDASSVIGRESDKEEIIKLLMQPRPHGEGDKSLCIIPIVGIGGLGKTTLAKLVFNDKRMGELFQLKMWACISDDFDIRQIIIKIINSVFAFGPQSIAHQENISNLDTEQLLSRLRHKLSGQKFLLVLDDIWNDDRAKWIELIDLINIGAAGSQIIVTTRSKSIAKMTGTLPPYVLSGLSQDDCLSLFVKWAFKEGEEIKYPGLVEIGKEIVKKCAGVPLAVRTLGSSLFSKYDSKKWISLRDCEIWNFEQKKDDILPALKLSYDQMPSYLRQCFAYFSLYPKDHVIFVDDITRIWIALGLVQSQNGSEKLMDIAREYIEELNSRSFLQDFKQLGYLAFKVHDLIHDLAIYVAKEECVAVDSHTRNIPHHVRHLSVVENNSTDKALLSNSRSLRTILFPVKGVSFDSETLLDTWISKYKYLRYLDLNCFSFETLPCSIAKLEHLRVLDFSYNTNIKRLPHSICKLHNLHVLKLMGCTGLETLPQGLDWLISLRELYITTKQSVVSLTELANLNDLQVLYFYKCDNMKFLFSEAQQFTFLERLIVRSCGSLESLPLFIFPKLQYLAISDCQWINLSLYNESPIPKLMMMKHLYIGILAGLLTIPSWIEGVVETLETLYIFDLPDLTTLPECLTTMTRLKRLWISRCPQLLSLPSDFHHLTSLENLFIYGCPKLFQKYQPESGEHWPMIVGMKITSVTIEKGTMKE; encoded by the coding sequence ATGGCAGAATCATTTCTTTTCGATATTGCTAATTCACTCCTAGGGAAGCTTGCTTCTTATGCTTATCAAGAAGCTTCTCGAGCCTGTGGTGTGTATAAAGatcttcaaaagttcaaagacactTTGTCAATTGTCAAAGGTCTTCTGTTGGATGCTGAGTATAAGAAGGACCAAAAGCATGGGCTGCGTGAATGGATGAGACAGATTCAAAACATCTGCTCTGATGCTGAAGATGTCTTTGATGGATTTGAGTTCCAACACAAGAGGAAACAAGTTGTCCGAGTTTCTAACAGCACTCGGACGAAGGTATGTCACTTCCTTTCTTCCTCTAATCCAATTGTTTTACATCATAGGATGGCACGCCAAATCAAAGAGATTAGGGAAAGATTGGATAAGGTAGCAGCTGATGGGAACAAGTTTGGCCTTGCGAGAATCGATGTTGGTCCTGAACCTATTTTTCAAAGGAGAGAATTGACTCATTCCCATGTTGATGCTTCAAGTGTAATTGGAAGGGAGAGTGATAAGGAAGAAATTATCAAGCTTTTGATGCAACCACGTCCTCATGGTGAAGGTGATAAAAGTTTGTGTATTATTCCCATAGTGGGTATTGGAGGCTTGGGAAAGACTACGCTCGCAAAGTTGGTATTTAATGATAAGAGGATGGGTGAACTTTTTCAGTTGAAGATGTGGGCTTGTATCTCTGATGATTTTGACATCaggcaaataattataaaaattataaactcTGTTTTTGCTTTTGGTCCACAAAGTATTGCTCACCAAGAAAACATCAGCAACTTAGATACTGAACAACTTCTAAGTCGTCTTAGACATAAGCTTTCTGGTCAGAAGTTTTTGCTCGTGCTAGATGATATTTGGAATGATGATCGTGCAAAGTGGATTGAGTTGATAGATTTGATAAACATTGGTGCAGCAGGAAGTCAAATCATAGTGACGACACGTAGTAAATCAATTGCTAAAATGACAGGTACTCTTCCCCCGTATGTTTTAAGCGGTCTTTCTCAAGATGATTGTTTATCCTTGTTTGTCAAATGGGCATTTAAGGAAGGTGAAGAAATTAAATATCCAGGTCTTGTTGAGATTGGAAAAGAAATCGTGAAAAAATGTGCAGGGGTTCCACTTGCTGTCAGAACATTAGGCAGCTCATTGTTCTCAAAATATGATTCCAAAAAGTGGATATCTCTGAGAGATTGTGAGATATGGAACTTTGAACAAAAGAAAGATGATATTTTGCCTGCACTAAAGTTAAGCTACGATCAAATGCCATCCTATTTGAGGCAATGTTTTGCTTACTTTTCCCTTTATCCCAAAGATCATGTCATCTTTGTTGATGATATTACCCGTATTTGGATAGCACTTGGATTAGTACAATCTCAAAATGGAAGTGAGAAACTAATGGATATTGCAAGAGAATATATAGAAGAGTTAAATTCTAGATCATTTCTTCAAGATTTCAAACAACTTGGCTACCTCGCATTCAAAGTGCATGATTTGATTCATGATCTTGCTATCTATGTTGCGAAAGAAGAGTGTGTAGCAGTTGACTCACATACTAGGAATATACCTCACCATGTAAGACACTTATCAGTTGTTGAAAATAATTCTACAGATAAAGCTTTGTTATCCAACTCAAGAAGTTTGAGAACTATATTATTTCCGGTCAAAGGGGTGAGCTTCGACAGCGAAACTTTGTTGGATACATGGATATCAAAATACAAATACTTACGGTATTTAGATTTAAATTGTTTTTCCTTTGAGACGCTGCCTTGTTCAATTGCTAAACTGGAGCACTTGCGAGTTCTTGACTTTTCATATAATACGAATATCAAAAGACTTCCCCATTCAATTTGCAAACTCCATAATTTGCATGTCTTGAAACTCATGGGATGCACAGGGCTTGAAACATTGCCTCAAGGGTTAGACTGGTTGATTAGCCTTCGAGAATTGTATATAACCACAAAGCAATCAGTTGTGTCACTCACAGAACTTGCAAACTTGAATGATCTTCAAGTTTTATACTTTTATAAGTGTGACAATATGAAGTTTCTATTCAGTGAGGCACAACAATTCACTTTCCTTGAAAGATTGATTGTTAGATCATGTGGTAGCCTAGAGTCCTTACCTCTCTTCATTTTTCCTAAATTACAATATCTTGCAATTTCAGACTGCCAGTGGATAAACTTGTCGTTGTACAACGAAAGCCCAATcccaaaattgatgatgatgaaacatttATATATTGGAATACTTGCAGGACTTCTGACAATTCCTAGCTGGATTGAAGGCGTTGTAGAGACTTTAGAGACCTTATACATTTTTGACCTTCCCGATCTTACAACACTTCCCGAGTGTCTAACAACAATGACTCGTCTTAAGAGACTTTGGATTTCTCGCTGCCCTCAACTGTTGAGTCTTCCTAGTGACTTCCATCACCTCACTTCCCTTGAAAATCTATTCATATATGGTTGTCCTAAGCTGTTCCAAAAATATCAACCTGAGTCCGGTGAGCATTGGCCCATGATTGTTGGCATGAAAATCACTTCAGTTACAATTGAAAAAGGAACGATGAAGGAATGA